In Aspergillus fumigatus Af293 chromosome 4, whole genome shotgun sequence, one genomic interval encodes:
- the erg7B gene encoding terpene cyclase/mutase family protein, whose amino-acid sequence MNRLAKTDYSRWRMLDEDGKHTWHYLDDDEAARTWPQTLADKYYLGLPLDLPDLPTATSPLDSAINGLKFFSKLQLPPGNWGCEYGGPMFLLPGVVIAWVVTETPIPQAYAIEIKNYLMARANPVDGGWGLHSEGDSSVFGTSLNYTVLRLLGVDSEHPVMVQARGLLHRLGGALNAPHWSKFWLAVLGVCDWEVVNPVPPEAWLLPDWVPVAPWRWWVHIRQVFLPMSWIWSKRWTAAETDVVRALRRELFVQPWESIEWAAHRNDIAPTDNYHPKSWLLNSVNWILSNIWIPYLRPRSLATRAEDWVSKLIDMEDANSDYADLASVNGPLNMIVCYIRDGPDSYSVRRHRERMEEFLWVNKEGMLANGTNGVQCWDTAFLIQAVWSAGLAEDAQFKPMLVQALEFLDRQQIRENCQDQGVCYRHVRKGAWAFSNRDQGYGVSDCISEALKAVIVLQKEADGYPQLLEDQRIFDAVDTLLTYQNPSGGCASYEPTRGSEYLEMLNTAEVFGRIMVEYDYPECTSAVLTALVLFSKHWPDYRREEIQTFIQRGVDFIKRAQRPDGSWYGSWAVCFTYGTMFALECLRSAGETYENSEHVRRGCEFLLSKQREDGGWSESFQSCEQMTYIEHPTGSQVVQTAFAIIAVLSVDYPDVEPIHRGVRMIMSRQQRNGEWLQEGIEGIFNKSCAITYPNYKFIFPILALGKFGRKYPHLV is encoded by the exons ATGAACCGACTAGCCAAGACAGACTACTCCCGCTGGCGGATGctggacgaagatggaaAGCACACATGGCATTAtctcgacgatgatgaagcGGCTCGGACATGGCCCCAAACACTGGCTGATAAGTATTATTTAGGGCTTCCTCTG GATCTCCCGGATCTTCCTACTGCTACTTCACCGTTGGACAGTGCGATTAATGGCCTGAAATTCTTCTCGAAACTACAGCTTCCACCGGGGAATTGGGGCTGCGAATATGGCGGGCCAATGTTCTTGCTCCCCGGGGTGGTGATTGCGTGGGTGGTGACGGAGACGCCCATTCCGCAGGCCTATGCGATAGAGATCAAAAATTATCTGATGGCGCGCGCGAACCCGGTCGATGGAGGATGGGGTCTCCATTCCGAAGGCGACAGCTCTGTGTTTGGCACGTCCCTGAACTACACCGTGTTGCGCCTTCTTGGGGTGGACAGTGAGCACCCGGTCATGGTGCAGGCGCGAGGTCTTCTCCACCGGCTCGGAGGCGCTCTGAATGCGCCGCACTGGTCGAAGTTCTGGCTGGCAGTTCTAGGGGTGTGTGACTGGGAGGTTGTCAATCCGGTTCCTCCAGAGGCATGGCTGCTGCCAGACTGGGTACCTGTGGCCCCATGGAGATGGTGGGTGCATATCCGGCAGGTCTTTCTCCCGATGTCGTGGATCTGGTCTAAAAGGTGGACGGCCGCGGAAACGGACGTTGTGAGGGCCCTGCGACGGGAGCTGTTTGTCCAGCCGTGGGAGAGCATCGAGTGGGCGGCACACCGCAATGACATTGCTCCGACTGATAATTATCATCCAAAGTCGTGGTTGTTGAACTCAGTCAATTGGATCCTGTCGAATATCTGGATACCTTACCTTCGACCGAGAAGCCTGGCTACACGGGCGGAAGACTGGGTCAGTAAACTAATTGACATGGAGGATGCGAATTCAGATTATGCCGATCTAGCATCCGTGAATGGACCCTTGAACATGATTGTTTGCTATATCCGCGATGGGCCCGATTCCTACTCTGTGCGTCGTCACCGGGAACGCATGGAAGAATTCCTCTGGGTGAATAAAGAGGGGATGCTCGCCAACGGGACGAACGGTGTACAATGCTGGGATACAGCGTTTCTGATACAGGCTGTGTGGTCGGCTGGTCTAGCTGAAGACGCGCAGTTCAAGCCCATGCTGGTACAGGCGCTGGAGTTCCTAGATCGACAGCAGATCCGCGAGAATTGTCAGGATCAGGGCGTTTGCTATCGTCATGTCCGTAAGGGGGCCTGGGCTTTCAGCAATCGCGACCAGGGTTATGGGGTGAGCGACTGCATTTCAGAGGCGCTGAAGGCTGTTATTGTGCTTCAGAAAGAGGCCGATGGATATCCACAGCTGCTTGAAGACCAAAGGATCTTTGATGCCGTGGACACCTTGCTCACTTATCAGAACCCATCGGGCGGTTGTGCATCCTACGAGCCGACCCGGGGAAGTGAATACCTCGAAATGTTGAACACAGCAGAGGTCTTTGGACGTATTATGGTTGAATATGATTATCCTGAGTGCACAAGCGCTGTGCTGACAGCTTTGGTCTTGTTCTCCAAACACTGGCCTGACTACCGGCGAGAAGAGATACAGACATTTATCCAAAGGGGAGTGGATTTTATCAAAAGGGCGCAACGCCCTGATGGCAGTTGGTATGGAAGCTGGGCAGTATGCTTTACATACGGCACGATGTTTGCTCTGGAATGCCTGAGATCAGCTGGAGAAACTTATGAGAATAGTGAACATGTCCGCAGGGGTTGCGAGTTTCTACTGTCGAAACAACGCGAGGATGGTGGATGGTCAGAAAGCTTTCAG AGCTGCGAACAAATGACGTATATCGAGCATCCTACGGGATCTCAAGTTGTTCAGACCGCATTCGCAATAATCGCAGTCCTGAGCGTTGACTATCCCGATGTTGAACCTATCCACCGTGGAGTTCGCATGATTATGTCTAGACAGCAGCGAAACGGGGAATGGCTACAGGAGGGTATCGAAGGCATCTTTAACAAGAGCTGTGCTATCACATACCCGAATTACAAATTCATCTTCCCGATTCTTGCATTAGGCAAATTTGGGAGAAAATACCCCCACCTCGTGTAG
- a CDS encoding gluconokinase — MLSAGERHQPPINTNAVVDASRTPVTKVSLNHNSTTSMRSETSKAENIQHIWVVTGPAGCGKSTVGRMLQQELGLPFLEGDDFHSQTNREKMGNGIPLTDEDRWDWLISLRKAAIEALSPSQANNFHPPSGVVVACSALKQKYRDVMRVAAYGSPSVQIHFIYLKLDKDILIERVKHRDPSHYMKSGMVHSQLQALEEPQGEWDALTVNADGPREEVQKTVLQLVSEKLAEYQ; from the exons ATGCTCTCTGCTGGGGAAAGGCATCAGCCGCCTATAAATACCAATGCGGTTGTGGATGCCTCTCGGACTCCAGTCACCAAAGTTTCTCTGAATCACAACTCGACCACCTCAATGCGGTCAGAGACATCCAAAGCCGAGAACATCCAACATATCTGGGTCGTCACCGGGCCCGCGGGATGCGGGAAAAGTACTGTTGGACGGATGTTGCAGCAGGAGCTGGGTTTGCCCTTCCtcgaaggagatgat TTCCACTCACAGACCAACCGGGAGAAAATGGGCAATGGCATTCCTCTAACCGACGAAGACCGCTGGGACTGGCTCATCTCCTTGCGCAAAGCCGCCATCGAGGCCCTCTCCCCTTCGCAAGCCAACAACTTCCACCCTCCGTCCGGCGTTGTAGTCGCCTGTTCCGCCCTCAAACAGAAATATCGAGACGTCATGCGCGTCGCCGCCTACGGGTCCCCCTCGGTTCAGATCCACTTCATTTATctcaagctggacaaggacaTCCTGATCGAGCGCGTCAAGCACCGTGATCCCTCCCACTATATGAAGAGCGGCATGGTCCACTCGCAATTGCAGGCTCTCGAGGAACCCCAGGGCGAATGGGATGCGCTGACCGTCAACGCTGATGGTCCCCGCGAGGAGGTTCAGAAGACCGTTCTTCAGTTGGTgtcggagaagctggcggaaTACCAGTGA
- a CDS encoding vacuolar protein sorting-associated protein 26: MTSLFFSTPVDIDIVLEDSDERQTVDVKLDKGRRERVPLYMDGESVKGAVTVRPKDGKRLEHTGIKVQFIGTIEMFYDRGNHYEFLSLVQELAAPGELQHPQTFPFNFKNVEKQYESYNGINVKLRYFVRVTVSRRMADVIREKDLWVYSYRMPPETNNPIKMDVGIEDCLHIEFEYSKSKYHLKDVIVGRIYFLLVRLKIKHMELSIIRRETTGSPPNQYNESETLVRFEIMDGSPSRGETIPIRLFLGGFDLTPTFRDVNKKYSTRYYLSLVLIDEDARRYFKQSEITLYRQAPEIAATPQIAQQQQIQQQQLLQQQKQQQPLPEGSATAGPGRESYHTQRVSAPAA; this comes from the exons ATgacttctctctttttctccacTCCCGTCGACATTGACATCGTGCTCGAAGACAGCGATGAGCGCCAGACAGTGGACGTGAAGCTCGATAAGGGCCGCCGCGAGCGAGTTCCTCTTTACATGGATGGGGAGTCTGTCAAGGGTGCTGTTACGGTTCGACCAAAGGATGGGAAGCGATTAGAGCACACAGGCATCAAGGTGCAATTCATTGGCACAATCG AGATGTTCTACGATCGAGGCAACCATTACGAATTCCTTTCGCTGGTGCAGGAACTTGCCGCTCCCGGAGAGCTGCAACACCCACAGACATTCCCTTTCAACTTCAAGAACGTCGAGAAACAATACGAATCATACAATGGTATCAATGTGAAGCTGCGGTACTTTGTGCGGGTGACGGTCTCGAGGCGGATGGCAGATGTGATTCGCGAGAAGGATCTCTGGGTCTACTCTTATCGCATGCCCCCGGAAACGAACAACCCAATCAAGATGGATGTCGGTATCGAAGACTGCCTGCATATTGAGTTTGAATACTCCAAATCCAAGTATCACCTGAAAGATGTCATCGTGGGACGTATCTATTTTCTCCTCGTGCGGCTGAAGATCAAACACATGGAACTATCCATTATTCGACGTGAGACGACAGGGTCTCCTCCAAATCAGTACAATGAGAGCGAGACACTGGTACGGTTCGAG ATCATGGACGGGTCGCCTTCGCGAG GAGAGACAATCCCTATTCGTCTGTTCTTGGGTGGTTTCGATCTGACACCCACCTTCCGTGATGTCAACAAAAAGTACTCCACAAGATACTATCTGAGCCTAGTATTGATCGATGAAG ATGCCCGTCGGTACTTCAAGCAGTCCGAGATTACTCTCTACAGACAAGCTCCAGAGATCGCAGCGACCCCTCAAATCGCTCAACAGCAACAgatccagcagcagcagctccttcagcaacagaagcagcaacagcccCTACCAGAAGGGTCAGCCACGGCCGGACCTGGACGTGAATCATATCACACTCAGAGAGTCTCTGCTCCTGCCGCTTAG
- a CDS encoding E2 ubiquitin-conjugating protein MMS2, with product MAAKIPRNFRLLEELEKGEKGLGAEACSYGLADGEDMMMSNWNGTILGPPHSVHENRIYSVQIHCGPDYPDNPPTIQFISRVNIPCVDQKTGKVDPAKLPCLAQWKREYTMETILLEIRRYMALPQHKKLPQPPEGTNF from the exons ATGGCCGCAAAGATTCCAAGAAACTTCAGGCTTcttgaggagcttgaaaaaggagagaagggcTTAGGAGCAG AGGCGTGCTCTTACGGTCTTGCGGATGGCGAGGATATGATGATGAGCAATTGGAACGGCACCATTCTTGGCCCACCCCAT AGCGTCCATGAGAACCGGATATACAGTGTCCAGATCCATTGCGGGCCTGACTATCCTGATAACCCCCCAACTATCCAATTCATTTCTCGTGTCAACATACCATGCGTCGACCAGAAGACCGGAAAA GTGGATCCCGCCAAACTCCCCTGTCTGGCCCAGTGGAAACGGGAGTATACCATGGAGACGATCCTACTTGAGATCAGAAG ATACATGGCCCTACCACAACACAAGAAGCTTCCCCAGCCCCCAGAAGGCACCAATTTCTGA
- a CDS encoding LYR motif-containing protein, translating into MHRLIVPKSLGTHRYACLALYRALLRQCSRLPGAVPELQTSKLLIQQKFRKYKNLQSPSQTANALKAGYEALDLLHSASQGNEHDRHRIAKLVLESQSIKKKISEFQKALASSVQPKPLSKRELKKEESRRFQESTARRHPDATPILSRPRPVVNGRRRVPVLVSARGIPFLRIKKPQPKNLSGVIRTKLDKRWRRIERRDKLGVEILFAKDEDEWDQLTLGQPEAVTWAGEIKKALAEVNTQLKESDLKNKELAEAMWQVVLAERKLAAEEATQASIQR; encoded by the exons ATGCATCGACTCATCGTCCCGAAATCCTTAGGGACGCATCGATATGCTT GCCTGGCTCTGTATCGAGCACTCCTCCGCCAGTGCAGCAGATTGCCAGGTGCAGTACCTGAGCTCCAAACATCCAAGTTGCTAATCCAGCAAAAGTTCCGTAAATATAAGAACCTACAAAGTCCGTCACAGACTGCCAATGCCTTGAAAGCTGGATATGAG GCCCTCGACTTACTACATTCAGCCTCCCAGGGCAATGAACATGACCGCCATCGTATTGCGAAACTAGTTCTGGAAAGCCAGTCGATCAAAAAAAAGATCAGTGAGTTCCAGAAAGCATTAGCGAGCTCAGTTCAACCAAAGCCTTTATCCAAAAGAGAActcaagaaagaagaatcgAGGCGCTTTCAAGAATCGACTGCGCGGAGGCATCCTGACGCCACTCCCATTCTTTCCCGGCCCCGGCCAGTCGTGAATGGAAGACGTCGGGTCCCTGTGCTCGTCAGCGCGCGGGGGATTCCTTTTCTGCGCATCAAGAAACCGCAGCCCAAGAATCTGAGCGGTGTTATTCGGACGAAACTCGATAAGCGGTGGCGTCGGATAGAGCGCCGGGACAAGCTTGGTGTTGAAATACTATTCGccaaggacgaggatgagtGGGATCAATTGACTCTTGGTCAGCCAGAGGCAGTAACATGGGctggagaaatcaagaaggcTTTGGCTGAGGTGAACACGCAGCTAAAGGAGTCAGATTTAAAGAATAAGGAGCTTGCCGAGGCGATGTGGCAAGTCGTCCTTGCGGAGCGCAAATTGGCTGCGGAAGAAGCAACACAGGCGTCAATCCAAAGATGA